The DNA region CGGATTCAGGAGCAGCGCCGGCAACGGATTCAACTCCAGGCGCAAGCCCTCAATACCCACTTTCGCAAACAGGTTGTGGACCTGGATGCGATTTTTCTTTCTGAACGCGATACCGTGATGAAACCCCATCTGTTCCATTTCCTGGTCAAAGCCGGATTGGTAGAGAATTACAAGACATTTAAAGACTTACTTGAACAGAGCGCTCCAGTAGACGTACGCGTGGAGCGACCTGACCTGCCGGAAGCCATCGGGCTTATTTTGCGTGCCGGGGGGAGTCCGGTTCTGGCCCACCCCGGCTACCTGTGCAAAGACGGACTCGAACTGGAATCACTGGTTGAAAAGATGGTGAAAGACGGGCTGAAAGGCCTGGAAACGGATTACCCCTATTGGCAGCCGCACAACCCCGACTGCAGCCGCTTCCCCGACCAGGAAAGCGAACAGGACATGGTGCAGTACGTGCGCGCTCTGGCCAATCGCTTCAACCTAACAACCACAAGCGGTTCTGATGCCCATAACCTGGACGCGTTGAAAAGTTTCAGCCGCCGCTGCTGCC from Candidatus Aminicenantes bacterium includes:
- a CDS encoding PHP domain-containing protein: MEPLTDLHIHSLVSDGKNTTSEILEAAARLQLKRISITDHDAVGAYRNFEGDPFDAARLQGMELVPGIELDTNYQGREVHLLGYGIDIDHPELNRHLDRIQEQRRQRIQLQAQALNTHFRKQVVDLDAIFLSERDTVMKPHLFHFLVKAGLVENYKTFKDLLEQSAPVDVRVERPDLPEAIGLILRAGGSPVLAHPGYLCKDGLELESLVEKMVKDGLKGLETDYPYWQPHNPDCSRFPDQESEQDMVQYVRALANRFNLTTTSGSDAHNLDALKSFSRRCCPH